The genomic interval CGTTCGCGATGACGCTGATGCGGGCCCTCGCCTGTGCGGAGATCTTGGCGCTGTCCTTGCCGAAGAGGACCTCCGCCTGGAGGGCGAACTTCACATCCGTGTTCGTGTCCTCGCGTCGCTCGTCCCCGCTCTGGTCCTCGACGACGGACTTGATGTCCAGCACCTTCGGCTCCGCGAGGGTGGCACCGTCCGGGAGCTTCAGGTCGGGGTCGTTGGAGTCCAGCTTCACGGGCGCGGAGGCGCTGGCTTCCGTGCCCGGGGGGACGCTCGGTCCGTCGTCGGCGTGGGCCACGGCCGGACCGGTGGCCAGCAGGGTGGCCAGCGTGCCGATGAGAAGGAGGCGCGTGTGTGTCATCCTCTGCCTCACCCAGAGATCTGGATGGTGCCGCTGGCGAACGTCGGCAACTGGAAGGTGACCTCCGACGTGTCCGTCGGCGGGGCCGGGAACTGCATGAACACCGGCACCGTGGCCCCGGGCTTGATTTTGGGGAGGTTGGTCGTCGTCAGCGGTCGGCCGTCGGTGTCCCGCAACACGTAGTAGCGCTTCTTGCTGGCGGAGTCGACGAGAGTCGCGCCCCCGAACGACGCA from Streptomyces sp. DH-12 carries:
- a CDS encoding OmpA family protein produces the protein MTHTRLLLIGTLATLLATGPAVAHADDGPSVPPGTEASASAPVKLDSNDPDLKLPDGATLAEPKVLDIKSVVEDQSGDERREDTNTDVKFALQAEVLFGKDSAKISAQARARISVIANEIKTQNATRIRVFGFTDDLGSSAHGDVLSRKRANAVHGILEQELSDANITYEVRGYGEDYPIADNSTEAGRKKNRRVEISFPRGEN